GCTGTTGTACTTTTTAACATTGGTAAGATCGGTCTTTTTAACGATCCTAGAAGTATCATAATTAATAAcccgggtttttttgttgttgttgtagcaCAAGACACACCGACAGTGGTAATATTATACTTTGTAATCCCCATCACAATTTGGGGCTACATCGGTTCATACTGGCGACAGTATGCGCCCCTGTTGCAAGGAAAGGCCGTGATGTACTCGGCAGTATTCATCGTTGCCGCAGAAGCGCtggtaaatgttttctttacaaaCCGTACGGATTAATCGCACAAAGTGTTAAGGATTCTTTTTGCTTAGGTACTAGCATTTTTAGATCGCCGAATATTAGCACCGTTGTTGTGGGTTCATTGTCTGCTCGTGCTAAAACCGCTTCTAAACAGAAATGCATTAAAGACAATCAGCAGATCGGTAGCACTGCAGTGGATAGGTTGCAATCTGCTGTTGTCCGGATTTTTCTTGCTTCCCTCCATAGGACGAGATAATTCGAACGTGTTTCTATTGTAAGTTGTAACGGTGTGTGTTATATGCTGATTAATACAAGTTGCTGGTAAATTTTACAGGTGCCTTTCGATCGTCCTTTGGGCATTAACCAATACCATGGTTTTGAGTGTGTCGAAAAATTCTCCCGTTTACAAAGCCGTTGCATTGCTGGTGCAAATACTGCAAGCAATGAACTTTTGCCATTTGATTTATCTCATCGAACGATCGTCAACCGTTCCACAGTGGAGTAGATCTTTATGTTGGATTTTCTCAAGTATTTCATATAATTATTACTTTATATAAAGAACACCATTGTATTATTCACTTACTATTTTAGCTTTCGGTTTGTTGTTGCCATTCTGCACAACTACTTCCATTCCGGATCGGATTCTGGCATTATTTGGCGGTCTGAGCGGCCCCTACATGATGCTTTCGCTCTCCTACGAACCATTGTTCTTGTTGTGTTTCTATTACACACTCTATCTGTGGCTTTATGTGGAAAACATTACACGGAACAAGCAGATAAAGGTAAGTGGGAGTGCTGTTAAATCTCATCCACGTTTCATtcgcttttccttttgttaAAATGATTGGCAGTTGGCAGATTTCTATTTTACTTCGACGCATCACACAGAaggaaacattaattttgaacaCACAAGGCGTACGTTCGGATTTGTAAGTACCAGATGGACGTAAAGGAAATCTCAAGTAGTGAAGGGTGTTTATCATAAAGATTGTTTCTCCTTTTCAGATGCTATTTCTGCTAGCTTGCTTCTTCGGGACCGGCAATTTGGCCACTGTCAGCTCTTTCGATCCCAATTGGGTCCGATGCTTCGTAACCACCTTCTCACCATTCACGATGATGGCATTGATTGTACTTAAGCTGTTAATACCAGTGCTTTTGCTGGTTTGTGTTCTGAAAGCGATGGGTATTATATGCTCGGTAAgttgttatgcttttttttcgttagaacggccggGCCATATCGACTTATATTACcatgtagccggatagtcagtccttgctatgggggattggcccgggtGGGATTTAggttcggtccgttcgtgtaaagaccggcgccgctaccatcataccACCGGGCCGCTCTAGTTGTTCTATTTGATATGGATGAATCGGCTGGATAATAAaacctttctttcttttgtctTCTCATCGAACACAGGTACACAAGATGAAAATCTTCAGTCTCACACTGATCGTGTGCGATTGGATGTGTTTGAACTTTTTCTTTATGGTCCAAAACAAAGGTTCGTGGATGGATATTGGTTCCTCCATATCGCACTTCGTTATCCTGGAATGTACGACGATCGTCGTAATGATGCTGTACGAATTGGTTCGCTTGGTGACAGAAGTTTCACTGGCCGGAAGGAACCCACGATCGCGGCAACTACCGGAACAATTAATGTCTTCGCAGTACTTGCCGTATTCCAATAAAGAGCGAAGCGAGTGAAAACAGCAACATTCATGAAGTTACGATCATCCCGTGATGTATTCCTCCGTGCCTTTTACGCTCGGTTCCAGTAAGAGATGCTTCTGGTGGATCTTGAGATGTTGTGCGACTGCATTGCTTTTAGCGAAAGCTTTGCCGCAGATGTTACAAACGTACGGGCGCTCACCGGTGTGAATTCGTCGGTGTGCCGTTAGGTCACATTGTTGAGAAAATTTTCGCTCACATATTTCACATTCATACGGTTTCTCACCGGTGTGCGTTCGCATGTGCAGTTGCAGTAGAAACACACGTGCAAATGCACGATTACACACTGTGCATACGTGCGATTTTTCATTCGTGTGTCGTCGCATATGTACCTTTAGATTGCTGCTCTCGGTGAACCGTTTGTCGCATACGAGGCATGAGTACGGTTTAGTGCCGGAATGTCGCCGTTCGTGCAAATCCAATGCGGCCAACGTTTTAAAGCGCTTGGAGCAGTGCCGACAACCGAACGGCCGTTCACCAGTATGTGTTCGCAGATGTGCCGTGAGTGCGGATTGTGAAACCCACCGTTTGTCGCAGAACGAACAGATGAAGAGTTTTTTCTGTGGCCGTTGATCCAAACAGTCCGGTATGTTTTGATCGCTGAAGACACTTTTTGCATGGTCAGCACTTTGCAAACAACGGGTTTGATGTGATTTTAGTGTTTGCGAGCTGCAAAAGGGAAATAGTTAGATAAAGCCACCAGAATGATACGCACTTACCGCAACGAAAACATACCTGTCGAAtcttttcaaacattcttCACATGCAAAAATGCTGTGCGATAGCAGGTGACGAGCGTAGTGTTTCATGGTGACGAAACTTGCCCCACACTGTTCACAGCTGTATTTCAAATCGTTCGCGATACCGACACTATCTGCATCAGATCCATACTCAATGCCACCGATGTTTGCTTCGTCTATCGCTTGAATTACTTCAAATGTATCACCATTCTCCTGTTCCTCGTATACCTCATCGCACAGGTCTTCACTGGGGTCGTTTGTTTCTTCCTTGTACAGAAAATCGTTCTCGGTTTGGGTATCGCTAGTATAAAGCAGTTGAACATGTTTCGACTCATCTATATACTCCTCAATTATTCTACCATCTTCTTGCTGCTGtatgcacaacaacaacccggCCGTTTTTGTATCAGTGATTTCGACATCTTTCGCTGTATCAGTGCCATCGTCAAGCTGATGGAATATATCGACCGTTTGCTCTTCCTTGACGGgggtttcttcttcaaataGGGGTGAATGTGGTGCTGATGGTACGAGCTCATAAGATACATTTTCATTAGCCAAATCACCATAAGTATCGTCTTCTATTGTCATATCAGCTATTTCACTGCTGCTCTGCGCATCGTTTGAGATGAGGTTCATCAACAGATCGTTAGTCTTTTGGCAACGTAGAACAAAGCGTTCGGCAATCGCTACATCATTAAGACAGTTGCCACAAATGTACTTGGAAAAGGCATCATTTTCAGATATCTGTAACACGAAGAAGCCATTATCGAAAACGTAAGTAACCGAAATATCCTACATGCTCTTACCGCTATAGCACCATTTCGGGCGATTAGGTCGCTGATGGTCGAATTAAATTCATCTAGCGTATCGAACACATAGATCATATCCTTCTCTTCTGTTAAACAACATCGACAGCCGGGAGATAGTAGCACTTCCTCATCCATGTTTTAATGTTAACAACCTTTagttttttgcactttttgtCCAAAATCTTGCATTACGATTTCACTTGTTACGAAAACGGTGttggatgttgtttgtttacgtttcgtAGCGGTTTGTTGTAGATACGGATTTATTTCTATACCAGTTTGACAGATCCCAAATTTGTCAATTGGCGTCCCGAAAAGATTCGACAGTTTGACGCCGAATAGGACGAACACGTTTTTTCAACCGTACCGTTATATACGCGTTATTCAAAGAGTTAAAGGGTGCCACAATCTGTTACTTTTTAAGTGCTTCCAAGTGAATTTTGTCTTTAAGTAGCCAGTGAAAAACtaaaaagtagcaaaaaggaggacaaccaaataaaaaatgggGGTCCAAGACCCTGGGGGGAGTATTCCCCTGAAAAACTATTACGACGCGTTGTGCGATGTCGGGGAACCTAAAcgcaaaatggggaaaaaatctAGCATGGCCTCGAGTAGCACAAACCACGTGCTAGAGGAGGAGATAGTGTTGGTAATGGAATCTGCAGTGGAAGGAAAAGACCTAACAAGATGTAAcccatttttgttgcaaaaagtGATTGAAAACGCTCTAGGTAGCAAACCGGAGCAAGTGAATCGCATTCGCGGGGGAAAGCTCATGATCAaagtgaaaaacgaaaaattggCGGAAAGGGCCCAAAATATCAAGAAAATATCGAACACCAACGGTGATATAACAGTAAAAGTGTACGAACATCCTACGCTCAACACTACTAAAGGGGTAATCCGCTGTCCAGATATAGAGTTCATGACCGAAAAGGACATACTAGAAGGtctaaaaaatcaaaaagttGTTGAAGTGAACATTATGAAGAGAAAAGTGGAAGGTGAATTAATTAACACACAAACGGCAATTATTACATTCAAATCTATGAGAACACCACGATCTGTCGATTTTGGACTCTATCCGATATTAGTGAACCTATACATCCCAAAACCCATGAGATGCGCAACATGTCTGAAAAtcggacacacaaaaaaatggtgcaaaggTGAACGTACGTGTGCCAACTGCAGCCTGCCGGTTCACGAGGATAATTGCTTGACAACTAAATGCGTATCATGTGGAGACAACCACAATACACTCAATAAAGACTGCCCCGTATACGTAGACGAGATGGAAATTCAAAAGATTAAAACTACAAACAGGCTCACATAcaacgaagcaaaaataattaGACGTAGACAATGCCCTATGCCCCCTAAAAAATACACAGTAACAGAAAAAACATACGCACAAGctacaaaaaataacgaaacaaatatCGTAACAGCACAGacaaatacacaaaacgaaaacaattctaccacagaaaataaccaaattacagaaaaagaaacacccatACAGACAGtagaacaaacaatacaaccaaCTACATCCAAAACAAACTACAATGAAAACAGTAATGTAACGAACACAGTACCCAAAACACAAGACGGGACAACAATCCCTGAAACACCCTTAtcccaagaagaaaaaatcaaagtCCTTCTAAAGAAgacatatgaaaaaaaactacttaaataagggaaaaaaaaaaataaataaaaaatcacaaaaaaaaaacaaaaaacaaaaaacaatacaaaacagcAATACATATCCAAGCTAGAACAATGTTTCTCTCACATCGTTAAATGGCCTAAGAGTAATGCAAGTAAACATTCAAGGGCTTATCAAAAACAACgatgaactaaaaaaaataataatggatAAAAACATAGACATTGCATGCTTACAAGAAACGTGGCTTACTGAAAATACTGCAAAAGATGTAAAAATTCCCAATTACCACCACGTATACCAAACAAGAGCAGATGGATACGGAGGGAGCAGTCCCACATAGCCAAAAACTGAAATACGACCATTGAAAGACCGATATAAGGAGTCGTAATTGATTACATAAATGAGgacaagcagcagcaatcatAAGACTCGTTACGAAAATTTGAGGAAGCGTTACGTGAAAATTAAATGCGTTACGCTTTGAAATCGTTTCAGTAACGTCTGAAATATTTCTGAAACGATATTTAGGTtcttgtgaaatatttctcataaataaatgaaacatttcagaCTCGTTAAATACTgttcgttttaattttattcttcgTTCTGCTCGAGTGAGAGAAAGAGGCAACAGGATTTGCATTCTCTTTCTGTTGCATGGATTGGTTCGGAGATAATATTTTGGTTGAACATACATGTGCAAAGATTCGCAGAAATTGTTGCTTTGTCCATCCTTTGGTGCCGGAATAACCATACAGCGAAGATTAAATCAAAGAGCTGCACctcaaaaaaggaaattaagtGAAAACATATTGCATTAGTGTGTATTTCTAAAGTAAAAAGGTAAGTAGTAAACGAACATACATACCAAACATGTAGTGTACATCCAAAACACGCTAAAGAATGATTTGGTTCCGCAGAACAAGCATGCCCTTTTCGGTGGTACAAACCCGTGGAGCAAGGGGCCATGGAGAACTATCTGTTGTTCCAGATTCCTGGGTTCAAGGAACAAGCAGCGGTAAAATGTATCTGTTTTGGCCCAACtgtaaaggaaaaattaataatttattgttggAAGAAAACTCCGTTCCTCAAGCTGGTTGGTCTAAGCAGCAATGCCTAGTAAAATATGAAGGCCTCATGTATGATGATGCAAACATTGCAAACATATGCCCGGAAAAACATCTCCGATCGTTGTACACCACAAGTTTTCCTAGTTTTACAGTATTTTCCTGTCGGAAAGTGCAAAGTAATCTTACCTGTTGCCAGATCGATGTTCGCAAAGGTTCGTTCTCCCTTCTTGTACTGAAAGCTTTTCTCCACTCTAGTACGACGCCTGTACAGCATACCGGTTCTCCTTATTTTTGCAGCGTAATCCATTCCTATCACTGAAAATCGAAGGAATCATAATCAGATTATACTCGCTTAACAATATTTACGGCTACTTACGTTTCAAATAGCTAAAAGATAGCTAATATTAGCCTCAAAAACACTATTGATTGCCtgaaacacagaaacacacggtttATATCAAAGGAAGTGTTGACAATTGTTCTGACATGACagatagaaaaaaacgaaagatatCGCTATCTTCGATAAGCTGTATGACATTTAtcgaaacaaattttaaactaCAACCGAAATCGATGAAATGTTTCGATAGTTCGGTGAAATATAACATGTTTCAGACACATTTTAGTTGGACCATAAACCTGTTTCCAATTATAGTTGTTGTCCAGACTTTTTTCTGTGCCTCCTTGGCGTTACATAGCATGGCCAAAAACCAGTCTTATATACAAAGaccatttccatacaaaatcaaatttatatgACTTTATTACGACCGACGGTCGTAGAATGGCTATATGGGGTATTATAGTgcataaaaaattcaaatttgagTCAGTACACATCCATCATACCAGCAACTTTGTTCAAACGGTGGGCATAAAAATCAAGAATACTAATATGGTAGTAATATCGACTTACGTAAAACCATCAACTCCTAGAATTTTGTACAACATAGCCCTAAAGAAAATATTGGACCTACCAAGtagaaaaacattaataacAGGAGATTTTAACGCTCATCACCGAATATGGGGCAACTATTATAATGATACAAAAGGATCTATAACTATAAATGAAATCAATGGGTCCGATTTCATACTTATTCACAAAAAAGAATCTACCTTCATAAGTAGCGATCCAAATAAAAGGGACACTGCAATCGACCTTACGATGGTATCATCAGATTTAGCACAGGAAACCAATAGAATAGTTACAGATGAACACATAGGCAACAGTGggcataaaataatatacacGTCAGTTCAAGGACCCACACCTGCCAATaatatcaaaataattaataaggTACTAGTAGAACAACAAATTCGGCAGTTGAAAAGCTCTGAGCAGACAAGTATTATCAGCATTACCaaagacattaaaaaaataattaaagataaCACAAACACGTGCAATCACACTCCAAAATCGTGGTGGACggaggaattaaaaaaagcatgggaaaaaaaaaattatgctaGAAAAATTTTTaacgcaagcaaaacattagaaaaccacattgaatttaaaaaaaacctagcaaaattcaaattcttaaaaaaaacagagaaacgCAAGAATTTCGAGAAGTGGTTAGAAAAAGTAAATTCcgataccaccaccaccgagtTATGGAACATTGTCAACAAATGTCacggaaaaaaaggacacaaaacTGTCCCAAATTTTATAAGCTTTAATCCACAAAATGCCAAAGATTTtctcaaaatcaatttcccaaagtacaaaaatacaaaaaataatccagATTTGCTACCATTACCATACATCTCGGAAATAGagctattaaatttaaacaaatggcatcaaattttaaaatcaaaaaaaaataccacaccGGGGGTAGATGGAATAACGTATGGAACACTAACAATTCTAAACAAAGAGGTAGTCACTCAAATtattaaagaaattaattccatGTATTGTGAGGGAAAGGTACCAAAAAGactaaaaagaatcaaaataaTCGCGATAGgcaaaattggaaaagatCTGAACGATATTATTAACTTTAGACCCATTGCATTACTAACAACCATCATAAAAGTAGCGAATACTGCAGTATTAGATAATCTAACAAATCACCTGGAAAAACATCTACTTTTGCCTGAAACCAGTTTCGGATTTCGTAAAAACAGATCAACCACTGACATGATAGATCTGCTAATTAACACcataacaaacaataatagaaaaaaaaagtataccgGAGTGATATTTATAGACGTAAAAAATGCTTACAATAGCGTATTAACCAAAGAACTTACAATGATTATGCAATCCCTAATGATACCCCTAGCCGATATTAGATGGATCAACAGCTTTCTAAACAACAGGTGTCTAGAAATAACCGTTGATaaccaaacaatcaaaagAATAGTATCAAACGGACTACCCCAAGGGGATCCCACATAGCCAAAAACTGAAATACGACCATTGAAAGACCGATATAAGGAGTCGTAATTGATTACATAAATGAGgacaagcagcagcaatcatAAGACTCGTTACGAAAATTTGAGGAAGCGTTACGTGAAAATTAAATGCGTTACGCTTTGAAATCGTTTCAGTAACGTCTGAAATATTTCTGAAACGATATTTAGGTtcttgtgaaatatttctcataaataaatgaaacatttcagaCTCGTTAAATACTgttcgttttaattttattcttcgTTCTGCTCGAGTGAGAGAAAGAGGCAACAGGATTTGCATTCTCTTTCTGTTGCATGGATTGGTTCGGAGATAATATTTTGGTTGAACATACATGTGCAAAGATTCGCAGAAATTGTTGCTTTGTCCATCCTTTGGTGCCGGAATAACCATACAGCGAAGATTAAATCAAAGAGCTGCACctcaaaaaaggaaattaagtGAAAACATATTGCATTAGTGTGTATTTCTAAAGTAAAAAGGTAAGTAGTAAACGAACATACATACCAAACATGTAGTGTACATCCAAAACACGCTAAAGAATGATTTGGTTCCGCAGAACAAGCATGCCCTTTTCGGTGGTACAAACCCGTGGAGCAAGGGGCCATGGAGAACTATCTGTTGTTCCAGATTCCTGGGTTCAAGGAACAAGCAGCGGTAAAATGTATCTGTTTTGGCCCAACtgtaaaggaaaaattaataatttattgttggAAGAAAACTCCGTTCCTCAAGCTGGTTGGTCTAAGCAGCAATGCCTAGTAAAATATGAAGGCCTCATGTATGATGATGCAAACATTGCAAACATATGCCCGGAAAAACATCTCCGATCGTTGTACACCACAAGTTTTCCTAGTTTTACAGTATTTTCCTGTCGGAAAGTGCAAAGTAATCTTACCTGTTGCCAGATCGATGTTCGCAAAGGTTCGTTCTCCCTTCTTGTACTGAAAGCTTTTCTCCACTCTAGTACGACGCCTGTACAGCATACCGGTTCTCCTTATTTTTGCAGCGTAATCCATTCCTATCACTGAAAATCGAAGGAATCATAATCAGATTATACTCGCTTAACAATATTTACGGCTACTTACGTTTCAAATAGCTAAAAGATAGCTAATATTAGCCTCAAAAACACTATTGATTGCCtgaaacacagaaacacacggtttATATCAAAGGAAGTGTTGACAATTGTTCTGACATGACagatagaaaaaaacgaaagatatCGCTATCTTCGATAAGCTGTATGACATTTAtcgaaacaaattttaaactaCAACCGAAATCGATGAAATGTTTCGATAGTTCGGTGAAATATAACATGTTTCAGACACATTTTAGTTGGACCATAAACCTGTTTCCAATTATAGTTGTTGTCCAGACTTTTTTCTGTGCCTCCTTGGCGTTACATAGCATGGCCAAAAACCAGTCTTATATACAAAGaccatttccatacaaaatcaaatttatatgACTTTATTACGACCGACGGTCGTAGAATGGCTATATGGGATGTTTTATCCCCTACACTTTTTAATATATACACCAGCGGATGTCACGAAATTAACACCGGGAAAATTAGGGTTCTGCAATACGCAGATGATTTTGCAATCATAGAAACGGGAATAACTAAAAAAGCAGTAGAAATATCTCTTCAAAGATCGGTAAATGGGCTAACACAGAAATTAAAGGAATTAAACCTAGAAATTAATActcaaaaatgcaaatacatGACGTTCCCCAAGGATAATCTAAAAGCTAACTTGGAGATAGCaggaacaaaaatacaaaaaacaaatgagcaCAGGTTTTTGGGAGTTACAATAGATAACAAACTGAACTTCCATCAACACTTAGAAAATCAAAAAACCAAAGCTACTAAACGATTAAACGCCATAAAAACCATCTGCAACTACAGAAATCACATAGACCCCGAGAAAGCCATCCAAGTTCATAGGGCAATAATCCGTGGAAGCTTAGAGTATGGCATTGGTTTCACACTTaatgccaaaaaaacaaaattaagatCCATTGACACGTTACTAAACCAATCCCTACGTAGAGTTACAGGATGCACTAAGACCACTCCCATAAACACTCTGCATGCCATAGCTGCGGAAATTCCATTCTCAATCCGAAGTAAATACCTAGTAGCCAAGCAacttataaaaacaataacccATCCCTCAAGAAACACGCACTTACTaaacaaacttcaaaataacaacatttcACATAAACTATCCGCCATAGAAAAATCCTATAAggaaaacacagacacactaaaaataattgcaaaaacaAGCTTTAATTACCACAATAACAACTACCAATACGTCGATATTAGAACTAACGTACCAGGACTGACCGTAAGCAAAAACAATTGCAATCCTACTTTGGCTAATGAACTCAGTATGGACATGATAAGAGCAAACGCATCAAAACTAACAATTTATACGGATGGTAGCAAAAGCATAGATGGTTGTGGAATAGGGCTATACataatacaagaaaaaaaggcagatCAAAAATTAGCATTCAAACTAAAGAATGATACATCAATATGCACAACAGAGTTGTATGCCATAAAAAAAGCCATAGAATATGCCGCCCtcgaaaaaattaaaaaccccATAGTATACACAGACTGCCAATCTGCTTGTATTATACTCAAACAAGCCACAGAACAGAAATTTGCGGATGACATCGTAACTGGAATCCTAAACAACTGCGAATATCTAGAGGCCAAAATACAATGGATTCCTAGTCACGTAAACATAGAAGGCAACGAAATAGCGGACGATTTAGCAAAACAGGGCACCAAAAGTAGTCACATAATAAACAACCTAATTCGTCCAAAAGATGCAATAGGAATCTTACAAGAAAAGACCAAAATAGAAACAGATAGGTGGTACACGGACATGTGTGTAATCAAAGgcaaaaaataccaaaaatatCAGAGAaacataggaaaaaaaatgtggcacaacaaaatgaaactgAACCCGAAAGAGATCAAAATAATCAACAGACTGATTTCCGGACACGACTATAGTAAATATTGGTTACACAAATTCAAACTCACAGATGAAGGCCTATGTAGAACATGCAATAGTCCAGATACAGCCACACACAGAATTTTTTACTGCATGAGATACGgaacagaaagaagaaaagaaaaactaccaTCAGAAGAACTCTTCATCAATAGTTGGAAATCTAAAAAAATAGGAGATatcaaaaaaattttaaaattcatccaaacaaacagaatTACATtctaaaataacaacatagaccaaaacagaaaaaaaggctaaAAGAAGGAACAAAGTAGCAAAGTAGTGCACCACAAGTTATAAACAAAAGCCAAATTAACCCACACAATCGAAATGTCAAAGcttaaaaatacaacacaacaaaaccttaaaaccccaaaaaaagtTAGCGAAACACCATAGGATACTGTAACAAATAGGGACATATGGCCATAGTTGTCGGTCCACATATGAAGAGGTATTTGTGTTAACAAAATCACGAAATAGTGCAGGAAGGCCCAGGTAGCTGGATTCTTGTGCCGAACCGTGACAAACCTCGctaaaacaagaagaagaagaagaaggcgtCCCGAAAAAAGATTGTTTCACGCATTGACTAATTTTGCGAAAAAGTGCGCTCGGGttaaaatagcaataaaactGCACCTCTATTTTAAGCCTAAAACGGTATTCCTCAATATTTTTCTCTGTTTACTAGTTGTAATTTATCAATTATATGATTGTATACAGTTCCTTTTCTAGCGCAAGTGGACAAAGTAATCAGGGCTATTTCACGTACCAACGGCAGACATtttcaaaaaccaaaacaaacgttttgaAGAAGCGCAAAGAACCAGAACCAGCTTCTGCCTacaaaaagttgaaaaatggAAGACTCTCGCTACGGGCTGAATCAAACTGAGCAGCTAACTACCCACCAAGAGGAATTGAAGCAGGAGCTGCTGAAGTATTATCAATCGTCGCTTATTATTAGCTTGTTGAAACAATCCGATGCTCCCATTTCTAAAGAAACCCGGGCGCTGCTGTCAATGTTCAAACACGACGGTGATATGCCTTTGGGTGAGTACGCTAAGCTTATTTCCTACCGTCCGCTCGGAGTACAATACACAAAAAGTAGGATTTCATAAATTTGACCCGTTTACCATCGCGCAGGACTGGATCACATACGTAACGTTGACATTAGCTACCACGACCGGGTAGACATTGGCAAGTACATCGAAACCAAAATCACCGAACAAGTGCGACCATTCGTTGACAGAGCAAGGCGGTTCTGCGGCGGTGATCTGGTGGAACTATCCGTCTCGCAATTTCAAGAGCAGTACGCAAATCTTCAGCTTGATCATGAACGCCAGGAATTAACGGATAAGTTGGCACAGCTAAAATCGCGTAAATTGCACCTCATGAAAGCCTGTGCCGAAATTCGCACCGGACCGTTACAGCGTATGAATGTTGAGCTGAAGCACGCCGAGGCACGTTCCATACAGAGCAAGACCAAGTAAGTAGGAAGAACGATAGTGTATCGAGGCAATTGACTAACgtctatttgttttgttttgctacagaTTATTGCAAAAATTATTAGAAAACGAGATAGTCAATTGTACGCCACATGCCGTAAAAGCTATAAAGGAGGTGGGTGCCTACGTCAACACACTGCtaggaaatggtaaatagCAGCAGTTTATTACAATAAAACGTTTACAATTTAATAGCGCATAAATCGTAGCAGTTGACTATTA
This region of Anopheles marshallii chromosome 2, idAnoMarsDA_429_01, whole genome shotgun sequence genomic DNA includes:
- the LOC128717879 gene encoding zinc finger protein with KRAB and SCAN domains 8-like — translated: MDEEVLLSPGCRCCLTEEKDMIYVFDTLDEFNSTISDLIARNGAIAISENDAFSKYICGNCLNDVAIAERFVLRCQKTNDLLMNLISNDAQSSSEIADMTIEDDTYGDLANENVSYELVPSAPHSPLFEEETPVKEEQTVDIFHQLDDGTDTAKDVEITDTKTAGLLLCIQQQEDGRIIEEYIDESKHVQLLYTSDTQTENDFLYKEETNDPSEDLCDEVYEEQENGDTFEVIQAIDEANIGGIEYGSDADSVGIANDLKYSCEQCGASFVTMKHYARHLLSHSIFACEECLKRFDSSQTLKSHQTRCLQSADHAKSVFSDQNIPDCLDQRPQKKLFICSFCDKRWVSQSALTAHLRTHTGERPFGCRHCSKRFKTLAALDLHERRHSGTKPYSCLVCDKRFTESSNLKVHMRRHTNEKSHVCTVCNRAFARVFLLQLHMRTHTGEKPYECEICERKFSQQCDLTAHRRIHTGERPYVCNICGKAFAKSNAVAQHLKIHQKHLLLEPSVKGTEEYITG
- the LOC128708972 gene encoding uncharacterized protein LOC128708972 encodes the protein MEDSRYGLNQTEQLTTHQEELKQELLKYYQSSLIISLLKQSDAPISKETRALLSMFKHDGDMPLGLDHIRNVDISYHDRVDIGKYIETKITEQVRPFVDRARRFCGGDLVELSVSQFQEQYANLQLDHERQELTDKLAQLKSRKLHLMKACAEIRTGPLQRMNVELKHAEARSIQSKTKLLQKLLENEIVNCTPHAVKAIKEVGAYVNTLLGNGK